The following proteins are co-located in the Delphinus delphis chromosome 5, mDelDel1.2, whole genome shotgun sequence genome:
- the DRD5 gene encoding LOW QUALITY PROTEIN: D(1B) dopamine receptor (The sequence of the model RefSeq protein was modified relative to this genomic sequence to represent the inferred CDS: deleted 1 base in 1 codon) has translation MLPPGRNGTAYRARSRQQQLAQGGAVGASEGATLLGPAQVVTACLLTLLIVWTLLGNVLVCASIVRSRHLRARMTYVFIVSLAVSDLFVALLVMPWKAVAEVAGYWPFGAFCDIWVAFDITCSTASILNLCIISVDRYWAISRPFCYKCKMTQRVALVMVGLAWTLSILISFIPVQLHWHKMGSWGGVEPPSNLVNRTPWEEAGEPDLRAENCDSSLNRTYAVSSSLISFYIPVAIMIVTYTGIYRIAQVQIRRITSLERAAEHAQSCRSREACAPDTGLRASIKKETKVLKTLSVIMGVFVCCWLPFFILNCMVPFCSGHPEGFPCVSETTFEVFIWFGWANSSLNPIIYAFNADFRKVFAQLLGCSHLCSRTQVETVNISNELISCNQDTAFHKEIAAAYVHMIPNAVTPGDAEVDKEEEESPFSRTSQISQTSPDGDPAAQPVWELDCEGEISLGKITPFTPNGFHLTA, from the exons ATGCTGCCGCCTGGGCGAAACGGCACCGCCTACCGGGCGCGGTCCCGGCAGCAGCAGCTGGCGCAGGGGGGCGCCGTGGGGGCCTCGGAGGGGGCGACGCTGCTGGGGCCAGCGCAAGTGGTCACGGCCTGCCTCCTGACCCTGCTCATCGTCTGGACCCTGCTGGGCAATGTGCTGGTGTGCGCGTCCATCGTGCGCAGTCGCCACCTGCGCGCCAGGATGACCTACGTCTTCATTGTGTCTCTGGCTGTGTCTGACCTCTTCGTGGCGCTGCTGGTCATGCCCTGGAAGGCGGTCGCTGAGGTGGCCGGTTACTGGCCTTTTGGGGCCTTCTGCGACATCTGGGTGGCCTTCGACATCACGTGCTCCACCGCCTCCATCCTGAACCTGTGCATCATCAGCGTGGACCGCTACTGGGCCATCTCCAGGCCCTTCTGCTACAAGTGCAAGATGACGCAGCGTGTGGCCTTGGTCATGGTCGGCCTGGCGTGGACCTTGTCCATCCTCATCTCCTTCATCCCAGTCCAGCTCCACTGGCACAAGATGggctcctggggtggggtggagccACCATCTAACCTGGTCAACCGGACGCCCTGGGAGGAAGCCGGGGAGCCAGACTTGAGGGCGGAAAACTGTGACTCCAGCCTGAACCGAACTTACGCAGTCTCCTCCTCACTCATCAGCTTCTACATCCCGGTGGCCATCATGATCGTGACCTACACGGGCATCTACCGCATCGCCCAGGTGCAAATCCGCAGGATTACCTCCCTGGAGAGGGCCGCGGAGCACGCGCAGAGCTGCCGGAGCCGTGAGGCCTGTGCGCCCGACACCGGCCTGCGGGCATCTATCAAGAAGGAGACCAAGGTCCTCAAGACCCTATCGGTGATCATGGGGGTCTTCGTGTGCTGCTGGCTGCCCTTCTTCATCCTTAACTGCATGGTCCCTTTCTGCAGCGGACACCCTGAGGGCTTCCCCTGCGTCAGCGAGACCACCTTCGAAGTCTTCATCTGGTTTGGCTGGGCCAACTCCTCCCTCAACCCCATCATCTACGCCTTCAACGCTGACTTCCGGAAGGTGTTTGCCCAGCTGCTGGGGTGCAGCCACCTCTGCTCCCGCACTCAGGTGGAGACAGTGAACATCAGCAATGAGCTCATCTCCTGCAACCAGGACACCGCCTTCCACAAGGAGATCGCAGCTGCCTACGTCCATATGATCCCCAACGCGGTGACCCCGGGTGACGCGGAGGTGgac aaggaggaagaggagagcccTTTCAGTCGCACGTCCCAGATCTCTCAGACGTCCCCAGATGGTGACCCTGCTGCCCAGCCTGTCTGGGAGCTGGACTGTGAGGGGGAGATTTCATTAGGCAAAATAACGCCTTTCACCCCAAATGGATTCCATTTAACGGCCTAA